A genomic segment from Streptomyces antibioticus encodes:
- a CDS encoding peptidoglycan-binding domain-containing protein has translation MSDPTGWQGRPERQGLPCPECGALRAADNTPSCACARRAADALRDTRTAEAAAAEDFDPLRIRPYVDIGETGEGADVHQGGQGAVDMTMPLRAVPADETVQLRAVPADATTALPTPLTRTGPLGAEPSTTDLSLFESADRDGAYGAGAYRDDEDASTPRGRRRRRALLLATTGAVVTVVTAAGFASGLFSYEKPTRDDAAPEDVRVAVPEVSGTEAASVSPSASGSPSPSASSASPSASASESASPSASASESASPSASASAEPSPTVSTAEETASAGPDNGTDGDGGGQPIAAPVLRRGDSGPEVTELQIRLRQLRLYNHDVNGVFDQRLENAVRNYQWYRGIKADGYGVYGAATRQSLESETSAP, from the coding sequence GTGAGCGATCCGACGGGGTGGCAGGGGCGACCGGAGCGGCAGGGGCTGCCGTGCCCGGAGTGCGGCGCGCTCCGCGCCGCCGACAACACCCCGTCGTGCGCCTGCGCCCGGCGCGCCGCGGACGCCCTGCGCGACACCCGTACGGCGGAGGCGGCCGCGGCGGAGGACTTCGATCCGCTGCGGATACGGCCATACGTTGACATAGGGGAGACGGGGGAGGGCGCGGACGTCCACCAGGGCGGGCAGGGTGCCGTCGACATGACGATGCCCCTGCGGGCGGTGCCCGCCGACGAGACCGTGCAGCTACGGGCCGTGCCCGCGGACGCGACGACGGCGCTCCCCACGCCCCTCACGCGCACGGGTCCCCTGGGCGCGGAGCCCAGCACCACCGATCTGAGCCTCTTCGAGAGCGCGGACCGGGACGGTGCGTACGGTGCCGGCGCCTACCGTGACGACGAGGACGCGTCGACCCCGCGCGGCCGGCGCCGCCGTCGCGCCCTGCTGCTGGCCACGACCGGTGCCGTCGTGACCGTCGTGACCGCGGCCGGGTTCGCGAGCGGGCTGTTCTCCTACGAGAAGCCGACCCGGGACGACGCCGCCCCGGAGGACGTCCGCGTCGCCGTGCCGGAGGTCTCGGGCACCGAGGCGGCCTCGGTGTCGCCCTCGGCGAGCGGATCGCCGTCCCCCTCGGCGTCCAGCGCGTCGCCGTCGGCCTCGGCGAGCGAGAGCGCCTCCCCGTCGGCCTCCGCGAGCGAGAGCGCGTCGCCGTCCGCGTCCGCCTCGGCGGAACCGAGCCCGACGGTGTCGACCGCCGAGGAGACCGCCTCCGCCGGGCCCGACAACGGCACGGACGGTGACGGCGGCGGGCAGCCCATCGCGGCGCCGGTCCTGCGGCGCGGCGACAGCGGCCCGGAGGTCACCGAACTCCAGATCCGGCTGCGTCAGTTGCGCCTCTACAACCACGACGTCAACGGGGTCTTCGACCAGCGGCTGGAGAACGCCGTGCGCAACTACCAGTGGTACCGGGGCATCAAGGCCGACGGCTACGGCGTGTACGGGGCGGCGACCCGCCAGAGCCTGGAGTCGGAGACCAGCGCGCCGTAG
- a CDS encoding HAD-IA family hydrolase: protein MPVLPARALLLDMDGTLVNSDAVVERIWRRWADRHGLDGDEVMRVVHGRQGYASMAVLLPDRPMEQNYADNARMLAEETADLDGVVPVPGAAEFLASLRAQDVPYALVTSADVALSTARMAAAGLPMPDVRITAESVGAGKPDPEGFLKGAAELGIAAADCVVFEDSGAGIAAGHAAGMRVVGVGPRAAAHGPDVVVRDLREIRVEAVRDGARDGVRIHVGRD from the coding sequence ATGCCGGTCCTGCCCGCCCGTGCCCTTCTCCTCGACATGGACGGCACCCTCGTGAACTCCGACGCCGTCGTCGAGCGGATCTGGCGGCGCTGGGCCGACCGGCACGGGCTGGACGGCGACGAGGTGATGCGGGTCGTCCACGGCCGCCAGGGGTACGCCTCGATGGCCGTGCTGCTGCCGGACCGCCCCATGGAGCAGAACTACGCGGACAACGCCCGGATGCTGGCCGAGGAGACCGCCGACCTGGACGGTGTCGTGCCGGTGCCCGGCGCGGCGGAGTTCCTCGCCTCGCTGCGCGCGCAGGACGTGCCGTACGCCCTGGTCACCTCGGCGGACGTCGCGCTGTCCACGGCACGGATGGCGGCGGCCGGGCTGCCGATGCCGGACGTGCGGATCACCGCGGAGTCGGTGGGCGCCGGCAAGCCGGACCCCGAGGGCTTCCTGAAGGGCGCGGCCGAGCTGGGGATCGCGGCCGCGGACTGTGTGGTCTTCGAGGACTCGGGGGCGGGCATCGCCGCCGGACACGCGGCCGGGATGCGGGTCGTGGGCGTCGGCCCGAGGGCCGCGGCGCACGGGCCCGACGTGGTGGTGCGCGACCTGCGGGAGATCCGGGTCGAGGCGGTGCGGGACGGCGCGCGGGACGGCGTCCGTATCCACGTCGGCCGGGACTGA
- a CDS encoding TMEM165/GDT1 family protein: MISISVMAVVFGVVFLAELPDKTALAGLVLGTRYRASYVFAGVAAAFALHVTLAVAAGSVLTLLPHQIVQAITGVLFLGGAAVLLMKKDDGDEEIRRPKDQSFWKVSGAGFMLILVAEFGDLTQIMTANLAARYDDPLSVGLGAVLALWTVAGLGIVGGKALMKRVPLTLITRIAAALMLALGVWSLWEAIAG; the protein is encoded by the coding sequence TTGATCAGCATCAGTGTCATGGCGGTCGTCTTCGGCGTCGTCTTCCTGGCCGAGCTGCCCGACAAGACCGCGCTCGCCGGCCTCGTCCTCGGCACCCGCTACCGCGCCTCCTACGTCTTCGCCGGTGTCGCCGCGGCCTTCGCGCTGCATGTGACGCTCGCCGTCGCCGCGGGCAGCGTGCTCACGCTGCTGCCGCACCAGATCGTGCAGGCGATCACCGGCGTGCTGTTCCTGGGCGGCGCGGCCGTGCTGCTGATGAAGAAGGACGACGGCGACGAGGAGATCCGGCGGCCGAAGGACCAGTCCTTCTGGAAGGTCTCGGGGGCCGGTTTCATGCTGATCCTGGTCGCCGAGTTCGGTGACCTCACGCAGATCATGACGGCCAACCTGGCCGCCCGCTACGACGACCCGCTCTCCGTCGGCCTCGGCGCGGTGCTGGCGCTGTGGACCGTGGCCGGTCTGGGCATCGTCGGCGGAAAGGCGCTGATGAAGCGGGTGCCGCTGACGCTGATCACCCGGATCGCGGCGGCGCTGATGCTGGCGCTGGGCGTGTGGAGCCTGTGGGAGGCGATCGCCGGCTGA
- a CDS encoding HNH endonuclease family protein, which yields MAKFYARRRLSILAALSGLIASVALFDAPTASAALPTPVSAATARSYLSQLTVATENRTGYNRDLFTHWITISGTCNTRETVLKRDGSNVVTNSACTATSGSWYSPYDGATWTAASDLDIDHVVPLAEAWDSGASGWTSAKRQNFANDLTRPQLIAVTDNVNQAKGDQDPAQWMPSVTSYRCTYVRAWVQVKYYYGLSVDSAEKSALTSYLSGC from the coding sequence ATGGCCAAGTTCTACGCGCGTCGACGACTGAGCATACTCGCGGCCCTGTCGGGTCTCATAGCCTCCGTCGCGCTCTTCGACGCACCGACCGCCTCGGCCGCCCTCCCCACCCCCGTCAGCGCCGCCACCGCCCGCAGCTATCTGTCCCAGCTCACCGTGGCCACCGAGAACCGCACGGGCTACAACCGCGACCTCTTCACCCACTGGATCACCATCAGCGGCACCTGCAACACCCGCGAGACGGTCCTCAAGCGGGACGGCTCCAACGTCGTCACCAACTCCGCCTGCACCGCGACCAGCGGAAGCTGGTACTCCCCGTACGACGGCGCGACCTGGACCGCCGCCTCCGACCTCGACATCGACCACGTGGTGCCGCTCGCCGAGGCGTGGGACTCCGGCGCGAGCGGCTGGACCAGCGCCAAGCGCCAGAACTTCGCCAACGACCTGACCCGCCCGCAGCTCATCGCCGTCACGGACAACGTCAACCAGGCCAAGGGCGACCAGGACCCGGCCCAGTGGATGCCGTCGGTCACCTCCTACCGCTGCACGTACGTCCGCGCCTGGGTCCAGGTGAAGTACTACTACGGCCTCTCCGTCGACTCGGCCGAGAAGTCCGCGCTCACCAGCTACCTCTCCGGCTGCTGA
- a CDS encoding alkaline phosphatase D family protein, whose amino-acid sequence MAGLRLGPLLRHIDGSSSASSPSATVWVEATRPCAAEVRCADGAGGTGRTFQVAGHHYALIPVTGLTAGTETAYEVFLDGTRVWPQPDSRFPPSVIRLPAPGKGVDGDSDDGGDDGGVLRIAFGSCRWAAPPAGESDPVGPDALHGLAARIAADPAAARPDVLLLLGDQVYADEVSDATRERIRARRGLADAPGAEVADFEEYTWLYDESWGDPEVRWLLSTVPTCMVFDDHDVIDDWNTSAAWLADMRATPWWRERILSGLMSYWVYQQLGNLSPAELAADPLYAAVCAQPDGTDALRAFACRADADPASVRWSYRRDFGRTRLLMVDSRAARVLAEDGRAMLDPDEDAWLRAQALDDPGSYDHLLIGTSLPWLLPPLVHDAEAWNAALCRGERGARWARFGEKLRRAADLEHWAAFPGSFAALAGLIAEAGTGPAAPASVLVLSGDVHHAYVAEPRWREGPGPDARVLQLTCSPVHNSIPLSIRVGFRLGWSAVSRAVGRRLARHGRCAHPPVDWRKLGGPWFGNQLMSLELRGRSARLRLEQARGNDVLTTVAESDLIPRSS is encoded by the coding sequence GTGGCCGGACTGCGGCTGGGACCACTGCTGAGGCACATCGACGGTTCGTCATCGGCCTCGTCCCCCTCCGCGACGGTGTGGGTCGAGGCGACCCGTCCGTGCGCCGCCGAGGTGCGCTGCGCGGACGGCGCCGGCGGCACGGGCCGCACCTTCCAGGTGGCGGGCCACCACTACGCCCTGATCCCGGTCACCGGACTGACGGCGGGCACGGAGACGGCCTACGAGGTGTTCCTGGACGGCACCCGCGTGTGGCCGCAGCCCGACTCCCGCTTCCCGCCGTCCGTCATCCGCCTCCCGGCGCCCGGCAAGGGCGTGGACGGCGACAGCGACGACGGCGGCGACGACGGCGGTGTCCTCCGGATCGCCTTCGGGTCGTGCCGCTGGGCGGCACCCCCGGCCGGTGAGAGCGACCCCGTGGGCCCCGACGCCCTGCACGGACTGGCCGCCCGGATCGCCGCCGACCCGGCGGCCGCCCGGCCCGACGTCCTCCTGCTGCTGGGCGACCAGGTGTACGCCGACGAGGTCTCCGACGCGACCCGCGAGCGGATCCGCGCCCGCCGCGGCCTGGCCGACGCGCCGGGCGCCGAGGTCGCCGACTTCGAGGAGTACACCTGGCTCTACGACGAGTCCTGGGGCGACCCCGAGGTCCGCTGGCTGCTCTCCACCGTCCCCACCTGCATGGTCTTCGACGACCACGACGTGATCGACGACTGGAACACCTCCGCCGCCTGGCTCGCCGACATGCGGGCCACGCCCTGGTGGCGCGAGCGGATCCTGAGCGGCCTGATGTCGTACTGGGTCTACCAGCAGCTCGGCAACCTCTCCCCCGCCGAACTGGCCGCCGACCCGCTCTACGCCGCCGTGTGCGCGCAGCCCGACGGCACCGACGCGCTGCGCGCCTTCGCCTGCCGGGCCGACGCCGACCCGGCCTCCGTCCGCTGGAGCTACCGGCGCGACTTCGGCCGGACCCGGCTGCTGATGGTGGACAGCAGGGCCGCGCGGGTCCTGGCGGAGGACGGGCGCGCGATGCTCGACCCCGACGAGGACGCGTGGCTGCGCGCCCAGGCCCTGGACGACCCCGGCTCCTACGACCATCTCCTGATCGGCACCTCCCTGCCCTGGCTGCTGCCGCCGCTGGTGCACGACGCCGAGGCGTGGAACGCGGCGCTGTGCCGGGGTGAACGCGGCGCGCGCTGGGCGCGGTTCGGCGAGAAGCTGCGGCGGGCGGCCGATCTGGAGCACTGGGCGGCCTTCCCCGGCTCCTTCGCCGCGCTGGCCGGGCTGATCGCCGAGGCCGGCACGGGCCCGGCGGCACCGGCAAGCGTGCTCGTGCTCTCCGGGGACGTCCATCACGCGTACGTCGCCGAGCCGCGGTGGCGGGAGGGGCCGGGGCCGGACGCGCGGGTGCTCCAGCTCACCTGTTCGCCGGTGCACAACTCGATACCGCTGTCGATAAGGGTGGGGTTCCGCCTCGGCTGGAGCGCGGTCTCCCGAGCCGTGGGGCGCCGGCTCGCCCGGCACGGGCGCTGCGCGCACCCGCCCGTCGACTGGCGCAAGCTCGGCGGGCCGTGGTTCGGCAACCAGCTCATGTCCCTGGAGCTGCGCGGGCGTTCGGCCCGGCTGCGGCTGGAGCAGGCGCGCGGGAACGACGTCCTGACGACCGTGGCGGAGTCCGATCTCATTCCCAGAAGTT